The following coding sequences lie in one Pseudomonadota bacterium genomic window:
- a CDS encoding chemotaxis response regulator CheY: MDLNMKVLVVDDFATMRRIVKNILKQIGFSNIIEAEDGKSAFKLLQNGSFDLIMCDWNMPEMPGIELLTKIRADEQLKTIPFVMVTAEAQKNNILDAVKAGVSSYIVKPFTAETVDQKLKKIFN; the protein is encoded by the coding sequence ATGGATTTAAATATGAAGGTTCTTGTTGTTGACGATTTTGCCACAATGAGACGAATTGTAAAAAATATTTTAAAGCAGATCGGATTTAGCAATATCATTGAAGCCGAAGACGGAAAAAGCGCTTTTAAATTATTGCAGAATGGTAGCTTTGATCTGATCATGTGTGACTGGAATATGCCTGAGATGCCCGGAATAGAACTATTAACAAAGATTAGGGCTGATGAGCAATTAAAAACGATACCCTTTGTGATGGTTACGGCAGAGGCCCAGAAAAATAACATTTTAGATGCTGTCAAAGCAGGTGTAAGCAGTTATATTGTTAAGCCCTTTACTGCTGAAACCGTAGACCAGAAACTAAAAAAAATATTTAATTAA